Below is a genomic region from Microbulbifer sp. ALW1.
GTCAGTGGAGCGGGTAACACGGCGGCGACTACGTCTTGTACAGGTGAATTTTGTCCTGTCACTGCAGTAGCGAGCGGTTACCTGATGCAGCGAGCGGTATCACAGGGATGCACCATTCGGATCACGCCCTTGAAAGGATACGGAAAAGCGGATATCGAGCTCAGTGATTTGAAACTTGCTTCAGATATAGAGCAGCCATGTCGCCCGGGAATCCGAAAGGTAGAAGTTTCGGGTGTCGATAGGCGAAGTAAGCGGGTTCGAAAGGCCTTTTGGGTAAATGTTGAGCTGTTTTCTCCCGTTCTGGTCGCAAATAAGACTTACTGGAAAGGTAGATCGATCCCGGGGTACAAAACCAATGTTGAGAAACGTTGGGTGGATTTCGAAGCTGTATTTCGAAATCCGGAAAGAAACTATCTCGCCAAGAAAAAGATAAGACGTGGCGAGATATTAACGAGTGAAAACACGTTGCAGAAGAAAACGATTGCGGCTGGAGATGAGCTGATTCTTCGGTCAGCGTCCGGCGGGATTGTCGTGAATTTGGAGTCTGTAGCCATCTCTGATGCGGATGTTGGCGATACGCTTCAAGTGGTTACGCTACACAATAACCAGTTAAATTGCGGGAAATTGCATAATCATGAGGTTGCTATTCGTTGTACTGCTCTTCGTGGCAGCCATGTCGACGACTGCCGTTGCTGAAGATTTGGTAAACCCTGATCTGTACCAGGGTATCGCTGCAGACAAGCGTGCGTATCAGATTGGAGATACGGTAACAGTCTATATCGCCGAGAGTGCCGCTGCCGAAAGCTCGGCGTTTACGGACCGGGAGAGAGATCTCGACTTTAACGGGTCAGCATATGATTCGGTCTCTGATCACCAAGTGGGTATTGGCTTCGATTCTCAGTCCCGCGGAGCGGCAGTTACCTCCCGCCGTGGCGCACTGAAAGGTCAGCTCACTGCCCGTGTGATTGGCTATAGCGACGTTGGTCACCTAATCGTTAAGGGAGAGCAAGTAATTGTGATTAACGGTGAGGCACAGTCATTGTTCATATTTGGCACCCTGCGTCCGGAAGATATATCTCGGGATAATACGATCTACTCAACGCGGCTGATGGATGCCCACATCGAATTAGTTGGCGACGGCGTAGTAGGTGGTGCGCAACGTGCAGGTGCAATTACATGGGTGCTGAGATGGTTGGGGCTAAATTAATGCGTTGTTTCATGCGACTGATGTGTGTGATTGCCGCTTGTATTTCCGTGTCGGCCGCTGCAATAACAATCGAAGAGGTGACGCGCATCGAAGGTATTCGAGATAACCAGTTGGTAGGTTATGGGCTGGTTGTCGGCCTCGCAGGAACCGGGGATTCTGCGAGAAATCGCGCAACGATACAAAGCGTTTCAAATACTCTCAGGGAGTTCGGCGTTAATACTGATCGGTTCAATTCTGCCTCGCGGAATGTCGCTGCAGTAATCGTAACGGCTACGTTACCGCCGTTCGCTTCGCGTGGAGATCGCATTGATGTTCAGGTTTCGTCGCTGGGCGATGCCCGTTCTCTGGCCGGCGGCACCCTCTTTATGACACCACTTGAAGGCCCGGATAGCCGGATGCATGCGCTAGCTCAGGGCCCAGTAGTGACTGGTGGTTACAACTACTCCAAATTCGATACTAGCTTGCAAAAGAATCACCCGACGGTAGGACGGGTGACAAAAGGAGCGATTGTAGAGCGAAATTTTAATTCAGAATTTATTGGTGAGGACGGAGGCGTTGTTCTTATTTTGAATGAACCGAACTTCAAAATGGCGAGTGATATCGCAAGTGCCATTACAGATCGCGTATCCGGTGCTTTTGCAGAGCCGATCAATCCAGGGAAAGTCCTTGTGTCGCCATCGGATGCTAAGGGCAGTTCTCCTTTCGATGTGATCACGCGCGCGCTAGCGTTAGACATTGACATGATTGAAAGGAATCGCATAGTCATTAACGAAAAAACAGGCACGATCGTAGCTGGTGGCGACATAGAGATCGGTGAGGCGACGATTTCCCATGAAAATATTCATGTAGCGATTACCACTGTGTATGACGTAAGTCAGCCATATTCTGTCGGTCTTTTCGCAGGACGTCGGTCGAGAACCGGAGATATTCGCACAGAGGTTGTCCCGAGCACTGATATTACTGTATCAGCAGAGGAACACGCGCCTGTGACGATGCGCAAAGGCACAAAGGTTGATGAGCTCTTGAAGCATCTCTCGAGTATTGGAGTTCAAACCCGAGACATCATTAGCATCCTGCAGGCACTGAAAAGCGCGGGTGCGATTCAAGCAGAAATAGTGGTGGAATAATGAATGTAGATTCGATGTCGGCATTGGTTGGGTCAGCGCTTGACTACTACGCTCAAGCGCAAGATGTAAATAGCAGAAACTTCAGTACTGTTGGAACCGGTAGAGGATTTGAGGTTGCTGTAGATTTCAATGAAATCTTAACCGAGCATTTAGAGGCTGGAGGAAACTACCAGACGTTCTGGCCTAAGGTGACTCTGTTGGTCGATGCAAATGTCACAGTAAATACGCGTGAAGTAACGCTTCCAGATGTTGTGCTTTCGAGCGAGCGATTTTCCGGTAGTTACAAAAATATTGGCACCGTCTACAACCAGATGGTCGAGTTGTATCAGGCTGCGCTGGGGAAAGGTAAGTGAGTACGACGACAGCGGTTGATGAACTGGCGCGTTCGATGCGGAGAGATCTTGCATCGGTAGAGCTATCTACCTTTCTTGTCGCGAATG
It encodes:
- a CDS encoding flagella basal body P-ring formation protein FlgA — its product is MQRAVSQGCTIRITPLKGYGKADIELSDLKLASDIEQPCRPGIRKVEVSGVDRRSKRVRKAFWVNVELFSPVLVANKTYWKGRSIPGYKTNVEKRWVDFEAVFRNPERNYLAKKKIRRGEILTSENTLQKKTIAAGDELILRSASGGIVVNLESVAISDADVGDTLQVVTLHNNQLNCGKLHNHEVAIRCTALRGSHVDDCRC
- a CDS encoding flagellar basal body L-ring protein FlgH; protein product: MSTTAVAEDLVNPDLYQGIAADKRAYQIGDTVTVYIAESAAAESSAFTDRERDLDFNGSAYDSVSDHQVGIGFDSQSRGAAVTSRRGALKGQLTARVIGYSDVGHLIVKGEQVIVINGEAQSLFIFGTLRPEDISRDNTIYSTRLMDAHIELVGDGVVGGAQRAGAITWVLRWLGLN
- a CDS encoding flagellar basal body P-ring protein FlgI, which codes for MGAEMVGAKLMRCFMRLMCVIAACISVSAAAITIEEVTRIEGIRDNQLVGYGLVVGLAGTGDSARNRATIQSVSNTLREFGVNTDRFNSASRNVAAVIVTATLPPFASRGDRIDVQVSSLGDARSLAGGTLFMTPLEGPDSRMHALAQGPVVTGGYNYSKFDTSLQKNHPTVGRVTKGAIVERNFNSEFIGEDGGVVLILNEPNFKMASDIASAITDRVSGAFAEPINPGKVLVSPSDAKGSSPFDVITRALALDIDMIERNRIVINEKTGTIVAGGDIEIGEATISHENIHVAITTVYDVSQPYSVGLFAGRRSRTGDIRTEVVPSTDITVSAEEHAPVTMRKGTKVDELLKHLSSIGVQTRDIISILQALKSAGAIQAEIVVE